The proteins below are encoded in one region of Cohaesibacter intestini:
- a CDS encoding carbohydrate ABC transporter permease encodes MRREWIYALLLLLPAMILLMGFTHIPAIETIIDSFYSTPRGRRAARFVELENYRTLLADDVFLRAFWNNLIYAAVTIPASIIISLGMALFVHSRIRGLSFLRMAYFTPTVLPLIAVANIWLFFYTPGFGLIDQIRGLFDLPPQNWMGQTDTALYTMIAVAVWKEAGFFMIFYLAALQTIPTPLREAAKLEGAGRWTFFRRVTLPLIMPTTVFISVNAVINSVRLVDHIFVMTEGGPNNASKLLLYYIFEVAFQFWDTAYASTLTVVILGMLSLLAIGQFFFLDKRVHYK; translated from the coding sequence ATGCGACGGGAATGGATCTACGCGCTTTTGCTGTTGTTGCCAGCGATGATTTTGCTGATGGGGTTTACCCATATTCCGGCAATCGAAACCATCATTGACAGCTTTTACTCCACCCCGCGCGGCCGACGGGCGGCTCGCTTTGTCGAGCTGGAGAATTATCGCACTTTGCTCGCCGACGATGTCTTCCTTCGCGCTTTCTGGAACAATCTGATCTATGCGGCGGTCACCATTCCCGCCTCGATCATCATCTCGCTGGGGATGGCCCTGTTTGTCCATAGCCGCATTCGCGGGCTGTCCTTCCTGCGGATGGCCTATTTTACGCCGACTGTCCTGCCTTTGATTGCAGTCGCCAATATCTGGCTGTTTTTCTATACACCCGGTTTCGGCCTGATCGACCAGATCCGCGGTCTGTTCGACCTGCCGCCACAAAACTGGATGGGCCAGACCGACACCGCGCTCTACACCATGATCGCGGTTGCGGTCTGGAAAGAGGCGGGTTTCTTCATGATCTTCTATCTCGCGGCCCTGCAGACCATCCCGACGCCCTTGCGTGAAGCCGCCAAACTGGAAGGCGCGGGCCGCTGGACCTTTTTCCGCCGGGTGACCCTGCCGCTGATCATGCCAACCACAGTCTTCATATCGGTCAATGCAGTGATCAATTCGGTGCGTCTCGTCGACCATATCTTCGTCATGACCGAAGGCGGCCCGAACAACGCCTCCAAGCTGTTGCTCTATTATATTTTTGAAGTGGCCTTTCAGTTCTGGGACACCGCCTATGCCAGCACGCTAACGGTCGTCATTCTGGGCATGCTGTCGCTGCTGGCCATCGGGCAATTCTTCTTTCTCGACAAGAGGGTGCATTACAAATGA
- a CDS encoding carbohydrate ABC transporter permease, whose product MTGYDMTVADRLDRALFTIGAWMLALLWILPLIYAIWTAFHPAAYEVNFDLTAPLTLENFPKAWVQAPFARYFLNTIILVLMILAGQLVLGTCAAYAFARLSFPGRNVLFALVLVQLMVMPDILLVENYQTMRMLGLVDTILAIGLPYMASGFCIFLLRQTFMTIPKELDDAARIEGEGVIGTMLRVYVPLAKPTYLAFGLVSVSAHWNNFVWPLIITNSVETRPLTVGLSIFSTADSGLEWSVINAATLMTSGPLLIGFLLFQRQFVQSFMRAGIK is encoded by the coding sequence ATGACCGGCTATGACATGACTGTGGCTGATCGCCTTGACCGCGCCCTGTTCACCATCGGCGCTTGGATGCTCGCGCTTCTCTGGATATTGCCGTTGATCTATGCGATCTGGACGGCGTTCCATCCGGCAGCCTATGAGGTCAATTTCGACCTTACGGCACCGTTGACCCTTGAAAATTTCCCCAAGGCTTGGGTGCAAGCGCCTTTCGCGCGCTATTTCCTCAACACCATCATCCTTGTGCTGATGATTTTGGCGGGCCAATTGGTGCTGGGCACCTGTGCGGCCTATGCCTTTGCCCGGCTGTCCTTTCCCGGCCGCAATGTCCTGTTTGCGCTGGTGCTGGTGCAGTTGATGGTGATGCCTGACATTTTGCTGGTTGAAAACTACCAAACCATGCGGATGCTCGGTCTGGTAGACACCATTCTGGCGATTGGCCTGCCCTATATGGCTTCAGGCTTTTGCATTTTCCTGCTGCGCCAAACCTTCATGACCATCCCCAAGGAACTGGATGACGCCGCCCGGATCGAAGGGGAAGGGGTGATTGGCACCATGCTTCGGGTTTATGTGCCTTTGGCCAAGCCCACATATCTGGCTTTTGGTCTAGTCTCTGTTTCCGCCCACTGGAATAATTTCGTCTGGCCCCTTATCATCACCAACTCCGTGGAGACCCGACCACTGACTGTCGGTCTTTCCATTTTCTCAACCGCTGATTCTGGCCTCGAATGGTCGGTCATCAATGCCGCAACCTTGATGACCTCCGGCCCGTTGCTGATCGGCTTTCTGTTGTTCCAACGCCAGTTTGTCCAAAGCTTCATGCGGGCCGGGATCAAATAA
- a CDS encoding sugar phosphate isomerase/epimerase family protein, with protein MSYLPILGAALKYDHVDALKDWIFEKNRALELQDFCMVEVVDDEQDDLITAYKTLLDGYEGEFGIHGPFFSLDLAATDPLIQNVVQVRLLDALNKCEKLGATHMVVHSPFTFWHSLNFANFGFLHETMFEAAKTILEPVLNRAENIGCTLMLENCDDAHPAYRNQLVMHMNSPNFKVSIDTGHAQLAHGQYKAPPVTDFITMAGELLGHVHLQDADGYADRHWHPGEGTLPWGAIFNTLAKINASPRLLLEVRDREHMLPATVKRLEDLNLAQ; from the coding sequence ATGTCATACTTGCCTATTCTGGGTGCCGCGCTGAAATATGATCACGTCGATGCGCTCAAGGACTGGATTTTCGAGAAGAACCGCGCCCTCGAATTGCAGGATTTCTGCATGGTGGAGGTGGTTGATGACGAGCAAGACGATCTGATCACTGCCTATAAAACCTTGCTCGATGGCTATGAAGGCGAGTTTGGCATTCACGGTCCGTTTTTCAGCCTCGATCTGGCGGCTACCGATCCGTTGATCCAGAATGTCGTACAGGTGCGCCTGCTTGATGCCCTGAACAAATGCGAAAAACTCGGGGCGACTCATATGGTTGTCCATAGCCCCTTCACCTTCTGGCATTCGCTCAATTTTGCCAATTTTGGTTTTCTTCACGAGACCATGTTCGAGGCAGCGAAAACCATTCTTGAGCCAGTGCTGAACCGGGCCGAAAATATCGGCTGCACCTTGATGCTGGAAAATTGCGACGACGCCCATCCGGCCTACCGCAATCAGCTAGTGATGCATATGAACAGCCCGAATTTCAAGGTGTCGATTGATACCGGCCATGCCCAACTGGCCCATGGTCAATATAAAGCCCCTCCGGTCACCGACTTCATCACCATGGCAGGTGAATTGCTCGGCCATGTCCATTTGCAGGATGCAGATGGCTATGCTGATCGCCATTGGCATCCGGGCGAGGGCACCTTGCCATGGGGCGCAATCTTCAACACTTTGGCCAAAATCAATGCCAGCCCGCGTTTGCTGCTCGAAGTGAGGGACCGCGAGCATATGCTGCCCGCAACGGTCAAGCGCCTCGAAGACCTCAATTTGGCGCAATAA
- a CDS encoding MFS transporter, which yields MLKILQNRAFRHMFSAQIVALLGTGLSTVALGLLAYDLTGGDASMVLGAVFGIKMVAYVGIAPIAGAFAGFVPRRKLLVGLDCIRAVVACLLPFVGEVWQIFVLIFLMQAASAAFTPTFQATLPDILPEEKDYTRALSLSRLAYDMESIITPTLAALVLLVASYHELFYGTAIGFIGSGLLILSVALPKPKRDSKRRSIYERTTRGIKIYLKTPRLQGLLALCMVVASIGAMVLVNSVVLVQAVLGLDEIYLPFTIGAFGLGSMVMALILPRLLDVIPDRVAMLSGAGAMVLALSSLSLAAWTGLFVWGVMLVCWFLIGSGYSAVLTPSGRLLQRSSHEEDRPAIYAAQFALSHACWLICYPLAGFLQTSFGVGVASLVLSVIGFVSLIIARQLWPAGAMRSPYHTHPDLPDNHPHLQDIDHAHGHAHIFVIDDHHMQWPHMKA from the coding sequence ATGCTCAAAATTCTGCAGAACAGAGCCTTTCGACATATGTTTTCTGCCCAGATCGTTGCCCTGTTGGGCACGGGGCTTTCCACCGTCGCGCTTGGCCTGTTGGCCTATGACCTGACTGGTGGTGATGCCTCGATGGTGCTGGGCGCCGTGTTTGGCATCAAGATGGTGGCCTATGTGGGCATCGCGCCAATTGCCGGGGCCTTTGCAGGCTTTGTCCCCCGGCGTAAGCTGCTGGTCGGGCTAGACTGCATTCGGGCGGTGGTCGCCTGCCTTTTGCCCTTTGTTGGTGAAGTCTGGCAGATCTTCGTACTGATTTTCCTGATGCAAGCTGCCTCGGCCGCCTTCACCCCGACCTTTCAGGCAACGCTGCCTGACATTCTGCCCGAAGAGAAAGACTATACGCGTGCGCTATCCCTGTCGCGGCTGGCCTATGACATGGAAAGCATCATCACCCCAACTCTGGCGGCACTGGTTCTGCTGGTGGCGAGCTATCATGAGCTGTTCTACGGCACGGCCATCGGCTTTATCGGTTCTGGCCTGTTGATCCTGTCGGTTGCTCTGCCCAAACCCAAGAGAGACAGCAAGCGCCGCTCGATCTATGAGCGGACGACCCGCGGCATCAAGATTTATCTCAAGACACCGCGGCTGCAAGGCCTGTTGGCTTTGTGCATGGTGGTGGCATCCATCGGGGCGATGGTGTTGGTCAACAGTGTGGTGCTGGTGCAGGCGGTGTTGGGCCTTGATGAGATCTATCTGCCTTTCACCATCGGCGCTTTCGGGCTTGGATCGATGGTGATGGCGCTGATCCTGCCGCGCTTGCTCGATGTCATCCCTGACCGGGTGGCGATGCTGAGCGGTGCGGGTGCGATGGTTCTGGCCCTCAGCTCACTTAGCCTTGCCGCATGGACGGGACTGTTTGTCTGGGGTGTGATGCTGGTCTGCTGGTTCCTGATCGGGTCGGGTTATTCGGCGGTCCTGACCCCATCGGGACGCCTGTTGCAACGCTCTTCTCATGAGGAGGATCGCCCGGCCATCTATGCCGCCCAGTTCGCGCTGTCCCATGCCTGCTGGCTGATTTGCTACCCGCTTGCCGGTTTCTTGCAGACGAGCTTTGGTGTCGGAGTGGCAAGTTTGGTGCTGTCAGTGATCGGCTTTGTCAGCCTGATCATCGCCCGCCAACTCTGGCCCGCTGGCGCCATGCGTTCACCCTACCACACCCATCCGGACCTGCCGGACAATCATCCGCATTTGCAGGATATCGATCATGCCCATGGTCACGCCCATATTTTCGTGATTGACGATCACCATATGCAATGGCCGCATATGAAAGCGTGA
- a CDS encoding metal-sensing transcriptional repressor — translation MALHKHASHPAIAKRLKRASGHLAHVIDMIEKHQGCADIAQQLHAVEKAITNAKRQLIQDHIDHCLEGSVAEDETMRAATLADFKLIAKYL, via the coding sequence ATAGCGCTGCACAAGCATGCCAGTCATCCGGCCATTGCCAAGCGCCTCAAGCGCGCCTCCGGTCATCTTGCTCATGTCATCGACATGATCGAAAAGCATCAGGGCTGCGCCGATATTGCCCAGCAGCTGCATGCTGTTGAAAAGGCGATCACCAATGCCAAACGGCAGTTGATACAGGATCATATCGACCATTGCCTTGAGGGAAGCGTGGCCGAGGATGAGACCATGCGCGCGGCAACCCTTGCCGACTTCAAACTGATTGCAAAATATCTCTGA